The DNA window CTCTCTCGTGAATGCTTCTTCCTTGGGGTAGAGGTTTCGGTTTGTAATGTTTGCTGCAATGGTGGTGTCTGTATTTTGTTTCCACATCTCCTATACTACAGGCACCTGAAATCGAGATTGGTTTTAGGCACCGCTCTCCATGGTTCGGGTTTGGAAATTCCTATGGATATAGAAACGGACTTGGGGAGGTAGGCCAGCACGTGGGCAGAGTGGTGAGATGGTGGGATCACCGCCAGGCACGGGCGGAGGAGGATGGCGGTTGGGTCAGGGAGGGGAATATGGGAGAGGAATAGCCTAACCAGCAAGCATTAGGAGTGGAGAAATTCAAAGAGCAGAGAGAAGATGATTGAGAGGGGGTGAAGAATAGGATAGAGTGGAGGTGATGGATACATAGAGATGGCGTGAACTACCACGTGCTCCATCGTGTCCATGTGAGCAAGGCCAGCAAGGAACGGAATTGATTTTTGTTTCCCAAGAGCCTTTTCATTTAATAATGTAGGAAATGCCTTTTCATATATAATCATTGCATAGTTTTCATCCTCACAAACCTACTTATATATGCCGGTAGCATGTATATGCTAGAATTCAGTTTTACCATCAGATGTCTCTGGAAGAATATATGTTTTCTACTTAGAATTTAAATAGAACATTTGTGAACATATATAATTATTAAGTCACTGAAATCTTTCGTGGGATGACATTGAAATGCTTCATAATAATGTGTACTGCATCAAGATCTTTTAATTAACAAACAGCAAATGTCAGTAGCTTCACAAATTCAGTAAAAGATCTTAGACCGTGCAGATATTGAGATATATTGATCTGAGTTGATACTGTGCTGTTTGTTGAAGGAAGATGGTTCAGATTTTTCTATTTATTTTGGCTTAATATTGTCAATAACAACAGATGCATTGCTGATTTCCATTTGTATAATTTGCCCTCTGTGTGCATGTTGAAATATATCCTTGCTAGTTTCTGTCACATGAAAATTGAAAAACATTATAATTAGTTTGAATTTGTACCATTATTATTATATGTTTTCTTGTTGAGAAACTAGGTAGATTAAGATGTATTTTTATGCTACTGTGGGATAATTGATTGATATAATTCTGGAATTCACACTTGGTTCTCAATCAATTTTTTAATAGAAGATACAGTCTCTCCCATACATATTCTTCCTCGTTTATATATGCCTTTTAACATCCTTTACATTCTAATTGTTTTAAATGTAACAGGAACAAGCGGCAGAAAACTATTGGCAAGATCTAGAACCAAGTGATATAATCGAGGAGAGGTTAGTAAGTAAAGGAATTCTTAGATATTATATCCGCAATTCCTTCCTACATAATTTATTTTTCTATTTCAATGCCATTTATATGCATGGTGGATAAGCTTGAGGTCATCCTTTATATTACAAATTTTCCTACTTGATCTTAGATCATAGTAAGTCCTTTCTAGCTCTAtttatttggctgtacgtatgaCTTTTTCTATGTGGATTATAAATAACCGTCATAGTTTAGCTTGATTTAGTTGATATGATTCCAGTTGGCTACCTGTTCTTTTATCTAATCAGTATTAAATAATAAATTGACATTTTTAGCTATACCTAAATATTTATACACAATTTCTTTAAGTACATAGATTGCaggtggagtagtaatagttaATAGTTTGACAAACATTTTTCTTGAATAATTTATAGCAAATCACTTACCAACATGTGTGTGAAGGATAATAATGATAAAGAGAACTAAGGTTCAAATAGATAAAGAAAAAATAAGGGTGCTGTACATATGATGATGTTGTTTCTGGCTTAAAAGAAACTCCCTAAAACCTTGATTTATTTTACTCTAATAATATAGCCATTAACATGAAATGTGTTGTTAATTTGTTTGTGTTGCACATTCTCTTCAGCATACTAAATTTATCCTAGCTAGCTAGCATTGCTTGCTCATACATTTCACGAGAAGAAAACTTCTACTTATTTAAATCACTAACTAATACCTTAGCCCTGAATGTTATAGCCAAGCACTTGTAGCCAATAATGATGAGCATCTATTTACTGAATGTAGTCATCAAGTGCTATCATATTGATGTTCCACATCAAATTAAACCTTAATTGTGCAGCTTTTCCGTGAAGTGTGAACTTGGAGCTACCTGCCATGGAAAACAACTCCCAGCCACCTGCACCAGCGGCCCCTGCTGCAAAGGTCACGCCGCCAGCCAATGAGCCCCCCAAGACCACGCAGCCTTCCTCCAACCTTGAGGTGGTGCCCGTGGCCTCTTGGACTGCAGCAATGGACGGCTCTTCTGCTCAACCTCAACGTGGCACTGCCGTCGTGTCTGTGCCATTGAGGTCGGTGCAGCAGCACCCCCAACCATTGTCGCTGCAGGTCCTTGCGCTAGCTGGCACTGGCACTGGGTCCATGTTTGGCCCCACTGCTCAGTGTGGTGCCACCATGCCAAGGTCACCAACCGCTGTCGGGTCTCTGGCGTTCAGGTCCGTGCAGCAAACAAATCCTGTTGTTTTTGGACAGGGTTCATCATCCAGCAACCAGGCAATGCAGGGTTCATCCAGCACCCAGGCAGTGGCAATGACAGCTCTCGCTGCAGCCACGCATGGCCCCACTGCTCAGCATGGTGCTGCCGTGCCAGGGTGGTTGCCTCGTGCTGCCTTGCTTCCATCGTACAGGGTGGTGCGCCCAACAAAGCTTATGGTCAAGAAGCTCCCGGCTCCTCCACCGCCCAAGCTGCCGGTTTACAGGCCCCCTCCACCGCCTAGGCCTGAACTGCCCAACAGCTCTGCTGCAGGCAATGCACTGCTGCCATTGTCATTGGATACAGGCTTTTGTGTCTTAAACATGCAGGCAGATCCACCATCACCAGACCAAGTGACAATGGCAGAGGAGGGATCTGACTCAGAGGGCGGCGGTGGCAGCGGAGATGACGTGCAGATGCTTGACTTAAACTTCCCACCAGTTTCAAACAACGAGGAAAATTAGGGTTTGTTAGATGTGAAGCGCGAATGCGCGTACTTGTTATCCTATGAATCTTTAATTTATGTTCGCAGCAGACCTGCGTCTCCAGAACTTGGTACCAGTCGTATCTTGGATTATGGTTCATGTGATGATAAACTAAATATTTTGGTTATGCTTTTCTTGTCTGGTTCTAAAATTTCACTGCATGATGTGAAGGTTTAGGGCATCCTTGTGTTTGGTACGCCGTTCTGCTAACCAAACTAAATATTGGTAAAACAAGAGCCATTCAGGTTTTGTACAGTGTTCAGTTGCATGTAGGGCAATTCTAGTGTGGATCCAGAATAAGTCTTGGATGTACTCTGCTGATTCAAAATTACAAGACgttttgttttttctagatacattatttttgctatatatctaaaaaGTCTTATAAGTTGGAATGGAGAAAATAGTAGTTTTACAGTTATGTTGATGTTTCGTTATCTATTATTACCATTTATTTCTTGATTGAACTTGACTGTGCCATTGTGTTATAAGCCTAGATGGGGACTACGTACGTATATCTTCAAGGTGTATTAATGCATGACGTGTAGGACAGAGCCCTTACTGGTACATCTGAGAGAAGTCCCAGATGAGATCTAGGTAAAACCAATGCACTTAATGATCTGTTGTCAATGTTGCTTTAAACGTTTAACTATACTTTGCGGGTAATCGAGGGAGAATAACTTTATCAACAAGGTCACTCGACGTCCGCCAGAGGATGGTGAGCATAAGTCAGTGCCTCCCAAGTTTTGCATTTATATTTGATTTTTTATGAAGGACTTTATTAATTCGCCATTATTACATCGAGGAGATACAATAAAAGTGAATTCACTTTGGGCTTCTACCTAAACACAAAACCTAGCATTTTTATTTAATATCGAAATTTATTTAATTTCATATCTTGTTTTAGACGAGTACCCAGTTGATGCAAAACACTAGCTTCATATTATGAGCTGTCCTTGAAACGACCCACGATTTCACAGAACAATCCATAATGTGATAGTCCTAGGAAATCATGCCATCACATTATCGAAATCTAGTTGATATCACAGTTCATACATATCGAATACCTGTCTTAGAAGGGTATAATAGAGAGGTTTACCCATAGTTATGACATCGCCACTTGGCGGAATCACACATCACACAACATCCAGAATAGCATCAAAGTAGACGTAGCGCCTCAGCGGGAGAAGGCTCCTCCTCCACAGGCAGACTCGAGTGTAGGACAAGACCCTCTAATCCTCCCATCCGTTGGTGGTGAAGTCGTAATCGAGGTCCTCACCTGCTAAACAAttttcagtacgatttgtactggccactagctcccaccctatgctttgctcattgctttgtggaaagtgGTATGCAAGGGTAATAAGAGAAAAGGACCTACTATTTGGCTATGGTTTCACATTCACTTCTCATCATTAACTAATAGTTAATTCTGAAGTTTGAACCCATTATCCATCAATTCCATCCCATATCCACACATCACTACTGGAAacgggatctttgccgagtgcaaactgctttgccgagtgtcaaaaatcggacactcgacaaagaccttctttgccgagtgccgcaatcgacaaagaattgcactcggcaaaaaaagactctcggcaaaggacttctttgccgagtgccaggctctcggcaaaagaacggcactcggcataggctcccccgcgtaacggtgttcggccacgtccttctttgccgagtgcctgctattaggcactcagcaaagaaggtttttttttttaaaaaaaattctttgccgagtgtcccagatctagcactcggcaaagaattttttttttggaaaatactttgccgagtgcccccgatctggcactcggcaaagggttttttttagaaatttctttgccgagtgtcccagatctggcacttggcaaagatgtttttttaaatactttgccgagtgcccctgacacggcgctcggcaaagaaatttttttttcgaaatgtcttggccaagtgcccctgtgaaggcactcgacaaagaggaatctttttttaaaaatttcaaaACCTTTTTTGttcttggcactcggtaaagaccccctttgccgagtgccatgccccgacactcggcaaagttttttttttgtttttgcctccaaattttttgtggagCCCTTTTAAGGTagcaggaactcctagttagaatttggggattttttgtggctttttgatatatttagttactttatttcgtttacttgtatttttttcgaaaaatataaatttaaactgcacgtggtacgaataatgaaatttaatgattcaaaaaatgatagtcatgttactgagtgtagtgtgaggccgtatccaggaatggacccgaaatttcggacatcttgttcacgaaacatgaccgcaaaTTTACGTGCGAAGTAtctttaaattctataaaaagcaaacgaagtccaaaaatcatgaaactcgttgagatgtcgtgatatcatatgtggaggctatgataaaaatttgagaaggtttggtacacgttgtcacgtacgatgcttacaaactaggACAACTCCATAtgtgatggagagttctatcaagaagagggactacaaggaaggtttgacatagacttaaccaaagagataggaatggaagtagataatgaaaaggatgatgacgaggacgctggagacaagGTGCGAAATcggaaggacatacaaatgcttgagcgattacatttaggcaatgacaatgaagacaacattcctccttcggatagtgttgatgagttgaacaatgttgatagtgatgacgagacctatgatccagctaatctcaatcatgaagattatttctaatacatgtaatactatgttttttgtaattatgttttgttcatttttgcaaatatttctaatacatgtattactatattttttgtaattatgttttgttcatttttgcacatatttctaattacgtcttgtttttcttttttgttgcaggtgattgaacaaagatggcgagcgaccgtcataggtccgtgaactcgatttaccaaagaccacgccggctgcagGAGAAGGCGGAGGGGCGGtggagggatcggacaggaggaggaggaggactgctagacgcaggagggggccgtctcctcccatgccgcgtgaggaggagccagaggaggaggtggcgcccgtggacgagttgGATGatgagctggttcggcagacagacgaggaggaggggctgcatgaggacgacgagttggaggcggcaggcacgggttctgcttcctccgactcctcttcgagtgtctacttacgaggtcccgcgagcctcccatatgtttcgcttcctcaccaacgcccagtgattcgccccaaagggcaaaagtaagtaactttatatgttatcaccactacttcatatgatatgatgaaaaaaaactaataatttttcttaatcacttgtgcaggaactgggtggttgtgtcgggtggtagcgcacggctagtcaacggcatcctgggtcttctgtgtaggcaacacttccccgacaTTGTCACGTGcacatcgaagacggagccggcctactcgtttgaccactacaccGTCGCCACCGATgcagagtaccccaacaaggcagcgtaggtgaaggcagagctttgggtaagtctccctcgcacaacattgctcaatacgtcgcattcattggacttttcttgaaataatgaatggatacatcgcttttgtatgcagacttattacagatgcgaggagggatttgaggccagggcggagcaggcgactaccaaagcttgtaaaaaactcatctccgacatgcatcacgaggtgcgcatccaggccatcgtaacctactacgggtcgaagcttggagagaggaaaaccaagaaagacgcaagagagatgcagctgacccgggagcagtaccttaaggtaaatgaagaacatcaatattgattcgttttgagattaagttggtttaatttgatcttcttatatgtccaatacttgatgacatgtagatgattccctggtggtgccaagcgtatcccaagtgctgggcgatgatggtggagaggtggttcacggagaagtacctcaagatgcacagggatgcctggGACCGTCgtttgtagatgcaaggtccagcacaccatcaaggcagccgtagcctcgccggatacaaacaagcatgggtacgcgaattcatttatctattgtgacgctcagttctgcctgatttctaatcattgtgctgtctttctcgcagtcggtgtcacatagtggccaggcttgctcggacttctaggcatggtgtatggcccacaagggcaagacaacgtccgacgtctccttcaacctagagaacccgctcgaggcatacacgaacccaagcgtccactcccgcatcagtgagtacactgaggtggcgaggtcgctccatgggtcagaccacgatccgagcacccaggactttgatggagaggccgtcatgagggcggggcaaggcaagaagcatgggcggttctggcatGGTGACggtgtcatcgacacggcctctactccctctctctcccagatccaagcatggagcacgagcgagagctcgGCCATtcacacacggccgaccgctgcacagcaccgggtcgacgcactcaagGTTATTCTAGTTTTActtgtcatacattgatctttacacgccttaattagctttgcattattgaaacattggagtgaaatattgcagtcccgactggaacaagaaatgaggcaacgtcaggagctggaggccgagcgggctgagcggcaggcccaggcgtagaggctgacggacattatggagttcctacaagggcttaggcaacgtgtgggcttctctctgccagctgggctgttggttccacctctgcctctgcgtcctgcagctccagctactcctgtgagtatgaaagttttttactttcgcttgtgctttgcttgtatggcctctaccttcctagattagctatccaaataatcttgtctcacatgcaatcttttctcctttgtgcagtctccatctgacggtggttcgaataatccacctcatgcacctccgaatgatgaaACTAGGCCTTCACCATAGTCGctgtggccgagatgagtgcacgttgtatttttttcatttgttgttcacttggtgatggacttgtgatatacttgtgatgcacttgtggactttgatggacttgtggatttattttgatacacttgagcacttattattatatatgtgatatatattgtgatggatgtgatatgtgcggatggatgtgtggatggatgagatatatatgtgatggatgagatatatgattgtatgaatttatttgtcatgatggaatgtaaaaaaaattaaaaattgccgttttgggtcactttaccgagtgttgcactcggcaaaggaccccgttgtcgAGTgttatggtcacagcactcggcaaagctggaaaatgggcgctcgaaaaaccatttttccagctttgccgagtgccatgaccatggcactcggcaaagaattttttttaaaaaaaaatcaaactttgtcgagtgccgacaagagggcactcggcaaagaatttttttaaaaaaaaattcaaactttgccgagtgtcggccagagggcacttggcaaagaatttttttaaaaaaattcaaactttgccgagtgccgaccagagggcactcggcaaagaatttttttaaagaaaatcaaactttgccgagtgccggaaatagggcactcggcaaagaattttaaaaaaaaatcaaactttgccagTGCCAacaagagggcactcggcaaagaattttttttaaaaaaaattcaaaccttgctgagtgccggccagagggcactgcaaagaattttttaaaaaaaaatcaaactttgccgagtgccagaaatagggcactcgacaaagaatttaaaaaaaattcaaactttgccgagtgccggccagagggcactcggcaaagaattttttttaaaaaaaaatatttgccgagtgcatgcagggttggcactcggcaaagccaccgtcaacggggccggcgccgtgatggccgcttttctttgccgagagcccccagggctctcggcaaagcctttaccgagtgcccgataaaagacactcggcaaagagggctttgccgatcaattttttgttgtgtgttctttgccgagtgccgcactcgacaaaggctttaccgagtgcaatttggcctttgctgagtgcctcaggcactcggcaaagaacctaaaTCCAGTAGTGCATAGTCGCACCACACTCTCACATCTCACCACCACTctctctaggcgacaaggacAACTCCCACTTGTCCTTGCCTCAACAACCTCGAGCTGGATCCTTATCCATCCTAGGGGGAAGAGAACAAAACACCACTCTCTAATAATGTGAAGCGAGAATCATAGGAATGTCCAGACCATGGACACGACAATACTATAGATCAATCAACTCTGTAGAGTGTATACACTTGTACCCACAAGATCGATCACCATCATCGATGGCTCCCTGCCTAGGCTGATTTCAGGCTGCCATCTAACTTGTATGATATCACCCTACAACTCAGCCCTGAGTCACCTTAGAGTATCACTGGCACGCTAAGACTGTGAAAAGTAGTACCAGGCCTCCAGTGGTCAACATGTAGTCTTGGAAGGGTTAGAGGATATGCCCTTACCTCCCTATACGATCATCTACATCCTATGTAGTAGTGGCATCGCCCTAGCCATATCACATCCGTCTTCCACCCAACCGAAAGCTAGTGGCGTGTAAGAAGTGTTCTTATGGACTGGTTCTCCCAACTCGGTCCTTAGAAGGACTAGACAAGACATCTCCTCAAGTGGGAAGCTCTGCTTCCCGTGCCCTCGACAGCACCTCCTTCCTAGGGACTCATCCCATGAAGAGTCTCACCCCTAGGACTACTTAGCTCACATGTACCCCCTACAAGTACCCTTTAGAGAGGATCAAGTCACACTCTCCGGGCAAGACTCATCCAAGGACTCATCATAGAATCCTGTCTAGTCAACTCGGcactcaccacacacccaagacacaaGCTAGAATCTCTCTCCTAGGTTATAAGCATATTAGTGGCACCAAGTACCTAATCCACACAAGCACAACCTCCACCATGCATCACATCGCAAGATATCATGCATGGTAGAAGGAGTAAGTAGCAAAGTATAAGCGAGCATCTATCCTATCAGCAGGTGTGTAGgagtaaggttgtgtcaaggtataTGCTTCAAGCAatactaccatgcaacctatcatagttCATTGCAGAAAGTAAAGTGCTAGCATTCTATTTGCATGCCTaaataggattctacgaggttggctGAGATGTGGAACCTGTGGTCAGGTCGTGTCCGAGTTCCTCGGTGTAGTTGTAGTCCTCCCAGTTAGGTTGGTGCTCCTACGGTGCTATTAAATGAGACAATGGTCGCGATAAGCGACCGGTATAGATGTTCACAAAGAACCAATAGAAATCCAAAAGATCCAAATACACTCAATCACAAGCCTATgatgtagagctcatttttagaaaaaattggacattggtttcatattttctaagatggtatgaatttcctatgaattttctaagtttacatcattttctaaaaaagaaaaagttgAGAGAAAACATAGGGCTGACACATGGTAGTGTTTGATTGGTCGCGATGCGCGCAGTCACTAACAAGCGGGTCCGGCGTGTAACAACCACTAATAGGTGGGGTCAGGTCAACGTTGACTGGTCGATGGTCAATGTGGACCAGGCCGACTGGGCTTGGTAGGCAGGGTCTAGGCTAGTCCGGCC is part of the Miscanthus floridulus cultivar M001 chromosome 9, ASM1932011v1, whole genome shotgun sequence genome and encodes:
- the LOC136479713 gene encoding uncharacterized protein gives rise to the protein MENNSQPPAPAAPAAKVTPPANEPPKTTQPSSNLEVVPVASWTAAMDGSSAQPQRGTAVVSVPLRSVQQHPQPLSLQVLALAGTGTGSMFGPTAQCGATMPRSPTAVGSLAFRSVQQTNPVVFGQGSSSSNQAMQGSSSTQAVAMTALAAATHGPTAQHGAAVPGWLPRAALLPSYRVVRPTKLMVKKLPAPPPPKLPVYRPPPPPRPELPNSSAAGNALLPLSLDTGFCVLNMQADPPSPDQVTMAEEGSDSEGGGGSGDDVQMLDLNFPPVSNNEEN